Proteins from one Hyperolius riggenbachi isolate aHypRig1 chromosome 4, aHypRig1.pri, whole genome shotgun sequence genomic window:
- the MYNN gene encoding myoneurin: protein MTQSEHCKKLLDELNTQRKAEFLCDCTILLGDVQYKAHRNVLASFSEYFRALFHRSSDSTVHLDKKLATPVGFQKMLDFFYSGDLNFDRCDIEEICLAAEYLRVDEALSICKPKMVTTVCVLQTPVTKHCQDTHEDIAVLHPQNASNTETIPITHLDKNASNKIPTRSKKWKRTLQTYKKCFKKSTEQQAPASFTPPALSTDTNKMADILAKHPLHVKENHLASATAALSCESFTKQDSMAQSTLGKGKCMQSKQNNRLKEHSITNITSASGDVHRIEGMVKETAQTLFRNKPTCNMCGKIFSEASSLRRHMRIHKGVKPYVCHLCGKAFTQCNQLKTHVRTHTGEKPYQCKLCDKGFVQKCQLIFHRRMHHGEEKPYKCDLCNLQFATSSNLKIHVRKHSGEKPYVCDRCGQKFAQASTLTYHVRRHTGEKPYVCDTCGKSFAVSSSLITHARKHSGEKPYICGVCGKSFISSGELNKHFRSHTGERPFICEVCGNSYTDIKNLKKHKLKMHNGNEGTKELKSMDGKVSMVVTDKQSPKSDNLHLKPSELILPLARHIDSEEHQVLLPVTNYQCPPSEALLKTSVTNCSKPQLIFLQQMY, encoded by the exons ATGACACAGTCTGAGCACTGTAAGAAGCTGCTTGATGAATTAAACACACAGAGAAAGGCTGAGTTCCTATGTGATTGCACTATATTGCTTGGGGACGTCCAGTACAAAGCTCACAGAAATGTATTGGCATCTTTTAGTGAGTATTTCAGAGCCTTGTTCCATAGGTCCTCGGACTCTACTGTCCATCTGGATAAGAAGTTAGCAACACCAGTTGGATTCCAAAAAATGCTGGACTTTTTTTATAGTGGTGATTTAAACTTTGATCG ATGTGACATAGAAGAGATATGTCTGGCAGCTGAATATCTGAGGGTGGATGAAGCTCTATCAATATGCAAACCTAAAATGGTGACAACAGTCTGTGTTCTTCAGACTCCTGTAACTAAGCACTGCCAGGATACTCATGAAGACATTGCTGTTCTTCACCCGCAGAATGCAAGCAATACAGAAACAATCCCAATTACACATTTAGATAAAAATGCTTCAAATAAGATTCCAACTAGGAGCAAGAAATGGAAGCGGACATTACAGACCTataaaaaatgctttaaaaagtcAACTGAGCAGCAGGCTCCAGCTTCATTCACTCCTCCTGCTCTGAGCACAGATACAAATAAAATGGCAGACATTTTGGCCAAACATCCCCTCCATGTTAAGGAAAATCATTTAGCATCCGCCACAGCTGCATTAAGTTGTGAAAGCTTTACAAAGCAAGATTCCATGGCACAATCCACACTGGGTAAGGGGAAATGCATGCAGTCAAAACAAAATAACAGACTGAAAGAGCACAGTATAACTAACATTACAAGTGCTTCTGGTGATGTACACAGAATAGAAGGCATGGTGAAAGAGACTGCGCAGACACTCTTCAGAAATAAACCCACATGCAACATGTGTGGTAAAATCTTCTCAGAAGCCAGCAGCCTGCGACGTCACATGCGGATTCATAAGGGCGttaaaccctatgtatgtcatttaTGTGGAAAAGCTTTCACTCAGTGTAACCAGCTGAAAACACACGTTCGGACCCATACAG gaGAAAAGCCATACCAGTGCAAACTCTGTGATAAAGGGTTTGTACAGAAATGTCAGCTGATATTTCACAGACGAATGCATCATGGAGAAGAGAAACCGTATAAATGTGACTTGTGCAATCTTCAATTCGCTACTTCAAGCAATCTGAAGATTCATGTCAG GAAGCATAGTGGAGAAAAGCCATATGTGTGTGACCGATGTGGCCAGAAGTTTGCACAGGCCAGCACACTGACGTACCACGTGCGCCGCCACACTGGAGAAAAGCCGTATGTCTGTGACACGTGTGGGAAATCATTTGCTGTATCAAGTTCTCTAATTACACATGCAAGGAAACATTCAG gagaaaAGCCTTATATCTGTGGAGTTTGTGGCAAAAGCTTCATTTCCTCTGGGGAGCTAAATAAACATTTTCGGTCTCATACAG GAGAACGACCTTTCATTTGTGAAGTGTGTGGAAATTCCTATACAGACataaaaaatctgaaaaaacACAAGCTGAAGATGCACAATG GAAATGAAGGAACAAAAGAATTGAAATCCATGGATGGAAAAGTCAGTATGGTGGTTACAGACAAACAAAGTCCCAAGTCAGACAACCTGCACCTGAAGCCTTCTGAGTTGATTTTACCACTCGCACGTCACATTGATTCTGAAGAGCACCAAGTGCTGCTGCCTGTGACAAACTATCAGTGTCCTCCCTCTGAGGCTCTATTAAAGACATCTGTCACTAACTGTTCAAAGCCACAGTTAATATTTTTACAGCAGATGTACTAA